In the Oncorhynchus gorbuscha isolate QuinsamMale2020 ecotype Even-year linkage group LG05, OgorEven_v1.0, whole genome shotgun sequence genome, one interval contains:
- the LOC124035832 gene encoding adhesion G-protein coupled receptor G5-like, producing MEPNQGFGGTLWMIFLFALFASGSGENDRDFKMCGTWRHGNGLLTLAHDLKRGCGTITISANESSLSIRGEITAQCENSSVIKLDPSPEARERPFCVYWEPLLDQLWVEVNGQNHTLCWPSGLQGNCCTDLSQGENKGFSTYGILNATQRDDIISYKTHPAYEFFGEIINCKNKFCDEASQGSGDKVNMIEETVMRSKVLGNVVLPCALSSVVEMEEGFQGYNITLPAPQGVPPQMIPSVHLPSCLKPPEKKKVKVVCTYFKNSILFQGSSKADQNDIRILEDVVGITVENEIITNLPEPIRIVFHHSAIPTSHSRKCVSWDTKKDPAEVTWKKEGCETIQKGVEDTECHCNHLTYFAVLVQLEPQPVRHLVALTVITSMGCAASTLSCVVLIYFLNTQRRAKDQSTAVHRGLAMALFLLSLLFFLTGTVANVGGNKACWVFGAALHYALLSSFSWMFIEVLHTFWLVYMVFSPSPNLYVWHLVGFGLPAVPVIVLLAIGKVYGVIEVVSSEDVNNPYLMCWMDVSPHSVGLLAHYFINLTFLAVVVLSGLIMLFLVLRNIQNRDEWRKNKVAFLSIWGLSCLFGTTWGLGFLDFGQLSEFIPFLFCILNSLQGFFLMLRFYILERMRKQSGSSFDGSTASSTRQHMLQEKS from the exons ATGGAGCCTAACCAGGGGTTTGGAGGGACCCTGTGGATGATCTTTCTCTTTGCCCTCTTTGCATCAG GATCAGGGGAAAATGACAGGGACTTCAAAATGTGTGGAACCTGGCGCCATGGCAACGGGCTCTTAACTCTGGCTCACGATTTGAAAAGGGGCTGTGGCACCATCACCATCTCAGCCAATGAGAGCTCCCTGTCCATCCGAGGTGAGATAACGGCCCAATGTGAGAACTCCTCTGTCATCAAGCTGGATCCGAGcccagaggcaagagagagaccCTTCTGTGTGTATTGGGAGCCCCTTCTGGACCAGCTCTGGGTAGAGGTGAATGGACAGAACCACACTCTGTGCTGGCCGTCTGGTCTACAGGGGAACTGCTGCACTGACCTGTCCCAAGGCGAAAACAAAGGGTTTTCGACGTACGGGATACTCAACGCGACACAACGGGATGATATCATAAGTTACAAAACACACCCAGCCTATGAATTTTTTGGGGAAATTATCAACTGCA AAAACAAGTTTTGTGATGAGGCGAGTCAGGGATCTGGCGATAAGGTGAACAT GATAGAGGAGACAGTGATGAGGTCCAAGGTGCTGGGGAACGTGGTGCTGCCCTGTGCCCTGAGCTCTGTGGTGGAGATGGAGGAAGGCTTTCAGGGCTACAACATCACTCTGCCT GCGCCTCAAGGAGTTCCTCCTCAAATGATTCCATCAGTTCACCTGCCTTCTTGTCTGAAACCTCCAGAAAAGAAAAAGGTCAAGGTTGTCTGCACCTACTTCAAAAACAGTATCTTATTCCAG GGGAGTTCTAAGGCAGACCAGAATGACATCAGGATTCTAGAAGATGTGGTGGGAATCACTGTGGAGAATGAGATCATCACCAACCTTCCAGAGCCAATCAGGATTGTTTTCCATCATTCTGCCATACCA ACAAGTCACTCAAGAAAATGTGTTTCTTGGGACACAAAGAAAG ATCCAGCAGAGGTCACATGGAAAAAGGAAGGTTGTGAGACCATACAGAAAGGTGTGGAGGACACAGAGTGCCACTGTAATCATCTCACATACTTTGCCGTCCTAGTG CAATTGGAACCACAACCAGTCCGCCATCTGGTGGCTCTAACTGTCATTACATCAATGGGCTGTGCTGCCTCTACGTTGAGCTGTGTTGTCCTCATCTACTTCCTTAACACACAGAG GAGAGCGAAGGACCAGTCCACTGCAGTCCATCGGGGTCTGGCCATGGCACTGTTCCTTCTTAGCCTCCTCTTCTTCCTGACAGGAACTGTGGCCAACGTGGGAGGTAACAAGGCATGCTGGGTTTTTGGGGCGGCTCTCCACTATGCTCTGCTCAGTTCCTTCTCCTGGATGTTTATTGAAGTGTTACACACCTTTTGGTTGGTCTACATGGTGTTCAGCCCCTCCCCCAATCTGTATGTTTGGCACCTGGTTGGCTTTG GTCTCCCAGCTGTTCCGGTCATTGTACTGCTTGCCATTGGAAAAGTCTATGGTGTGATAGAGGTTGTGTCCAGTGAGGATGTCAACAACCCCTACTTGAT GTGCTGGATGGATGTGTCTCCACACTCTGTAGGCCTACTAGCCCATTACTTCATCAACCTGACCTTCCTGGCTGTAGTGGTCCTCTCTGGTCTGATCATGCTCttcctggtcctgagaaatatCCAGAACCGAGACGAGTGGCGGAAGAACAAGGTGGCGTTCCTCAGTATCTGGGGTCTCAGCTGCCTGTTCGGGACCACATGGGGCCTGGGATTCTTGGACTTTGGACAGCTCTCGGAGTTCATCCCCTTCCTCTTCTGCATCCTCAACTCCCTACAGG GTTTCTTCCTGATGCTCCGATTCTACATTCTTGAACGGATGCGGAAACAATCGGGGTCTAGTTTTGATGGTAGCACAGCATCTTCCACCAGGCAACACATGCTGCAGGAGAAGAGCTGA